Proteins encoded within one genomic window of Flavobacterium sp. NG2:
- the pdxA gene encoding 4-hydroxythreonine-4-phosphate dehydrogenase PdxA encodes MMKKAENIIVGISIGDLNGIGSEVVLKTFEDSRMLELCTPVIFANVKIMSFIKKNLDSSIALHGIDKLDQIVPGKVNVYNLWREGVDLNYGVNDEKVGQYAIKSFTASTKALKEGVIDVLVTAPINKYNIQSDEFKFPGHTDYLNQELEGDALMLMVQGDLRVGLLTDHVPLNKVSSCLTEALIMKKIETVKKSLIEDFSINKPKIAVLGLNPHCGDGGVIGNEDDVVLKPTLEKIFAKGTLVFGPFAADGFFGSGQYEKYDAIIAAYHDQGLIPFKTLSFGKGVNYTAGLNKVRTSPDHGTAYDIAGKGQADYNSFKEAVYLAIDVYRSRIQHSEISENPLKVKEK; translated from the coding sequence ATGATGAAAAAAGCAGAAAATATAATCGTAGGAATTTCAATAGGAGATTTGAACGGTATTGGAAGCGAAGTAGTACTAAAAACATTTGAAGATTCTAGAATGTTAGAATTATGCACTCCTGTTATTTTTGCCAATGTAAAAATCATGTCTTTTATCAAGAAAAATCTAGATTCGTCTATTGCTTTGCATGGTATAGATAAATTAGATCAAATTGTTCCTGGGAAGGTGAATGTCTATAATTTATGGAGAGAAGGAGTTGATTTGAATTATGGGGTTAACGATGAGAAAGTTGGTCAATATGCTATAAAATCATTTACGGCAAGTACTAAAGCATTAAAAGAAGGGGTTATTGATGTGTTGGTGACGGCTCCAATTAATAAATATAATATTCAATCTGATGAGTTTAAGTTTCCAGGGCATACAGATTATTTGAATCAAGAATTAGAAGGTGATGCTTTGATGTTGATGGTTCAAGGTGATTTAAGAGTTGGTTTGTTGACGGATCATGTGCCTTTGAATAAGGTTTCTTCTTGTTTGACCGAGGCGTTGATTATGAAGAAAATAGAGACTGTTAAGAAATCGCTTATAGAAGATTTTAGTATAAATAAACCTAAGATTGCAGTTTTAGGACTTAATCCACATTGTGGTGATGGTGGTGTAATAGGAAATGAAGATGATGTTGTTTTGAAGCCTACACTAGAAAAAATATTTGCTAAAGGAACTTTGGTTTTTGGTCCTTTTGCGGCTGATGGCTTTTTTGGCAGTGGTCAATATGAAAAGTACGATGCAATTATTGCTGCCTATCACGATCAGGGATTGATTCCCTTTAAGACCTTGTCGTTTGGAAAAGGAGTAAATTATACAGCGGGATTGAATAAAGTAAGAACTTCGCCTGATCATGGAACTGCTTATGATATAGCTGGGAAAGGACAAGCGGACTATAATTCATTTAAGGAAGCGGTTTATTTGGCTATAGACGTCTATCGCTCAAGAATTCAACATTCGGAAATCAGTGAAAACCCACTGAAAGTAAAAGAAAAATAG